In Arthrobacter citreus, a genomic segment contains:
- a CDS encoding chorismate mutase codes for METHDHQRSTTCQLDNVRTAIDEIDEDIVALIWRRERLVRLAGPLKDNDAQVKAPERVEEVLEHVRTAAEAQDGDPTVVEATYRAMIDAFIDYELKVRRDAETQAKLEAFARS; via the coding sequence ATGGAAACCCATGATCATCAACGATCCACGACCTGTCAGCTCGACAACGTACGGACGGCAATAGACGAGATTGACGAGGACATTGTGGCGCTGATTTGGCGCCGTGAACGTCTGGTGCGCCTGGCCGGTCCGTTGAAGGACAACGATGCCCAGGTGAAGGCTCCGGAGCGGGTGGAGGAAGTCCTGGAACATGTCCGCACAGCAGCCGAAGCGCAGGACGGGGACCCCACGGTGGTGGAAGCGACCTACCGGGCCATGATCGACGCTTTCATCGACTACGAGCTCAAAGTGCGCCGCGATGCCGAGACCCAGGCCAAGCTGGAGGCCTTCGCCCGCAGCTAG
- a CDS encoding MBL fold metallo-hydrolase, producing MGVHIDNVITSGTFSLDGGTWDVDNNVWIVGDEAQVIIIDPAHDVDAIAAAVGDREVMGILLTHGHDDHIRAVDDARELFSAPVFLHAADRMLWDAVFPDEGPDGEIEDGDIFEVAGITLQALHTPGHSPGSVCFLLASGAPGDGAPVVFSGDTLFAGGPGATGRSYSDFPTIIESIRERLLTLPSETRVYTGHGDSTTIGAEAPQLEEWIARGH from the coding sequence ATGGGCGTGCACATCGACAACGTCATTACCTCGGGAACGTTCTCACTCGACGGCGGAACCTGGGATGTGGACAACAACGTCTGGATTGTCGGCGATGAGGCCCAGGTCATCATCATCGATCCGGCCCACGACGTGGACGCCATCGCGGCTGCCGTCGGCGACCGGGAGGTCATGGGCATTCTTCTCACCCACGGCCACGACGACCACATCCGCGCCGTGGACGATGCCCGTGAACTGTTCAGCGCCCCCGTGTTCCTGCATGCCGCGGACCGGATGCTCTGGGATGCGGTGTTCCCGGACGAGGGGCCCGACGGTGAGATCGAGGACGGCGACATCTTCGAGGTTGCCGGGATCACGCTGCAGGCACTGCATACCCCGGGGCACTCCCCCGGGTCGGTGTGCTTCCTGCTCGCCTCCGGTGCACCGGGTGACGGAGCCCCCGTGGTTTTCAGCGGTGACACGCTGTTCGCCGGCGGTCCGGGCGCCACGGGCCGCTCCTACAGCGACTTCCCGACCATCATCGAGTCCATCCGGGAACGGCTGCTGACGCTGCCGTCGGAAACCCGGGTTTACACCGGGCATGGGGATTCCACCACCATCGGCGCGGAAGCCCCGCAGCTGGAGGAATGGATCGCCCGGGGCCACTAG
- a CDS encoding S-(hydroxymethyl)mycothiol dehydrogenase has translation MVHKVQAVVVKEKNAPVSLETILVPDPGPGEALVDILTCGVCHTDLHYKQGAINDDYPFLLGHEATGVVSAVGPDVTEVAPGDRVVLNWRAVCGECRACRKGEPQYCFNTHNATQKMTLEDGTELTAALGIGAFAEKTLVAAGQCTKVDDDVDAAAVGLLGCGIMAGIGAAINTGEVKRGESVAVIGCGGVGIAAVAGAQLAGATTIIAVDIDAKKLELAKAQGATHVINSKEEDPVEAIRALTGGNGADVVIDAVGRPETYKQAFYARDLAGRVVLVGVPNPEMKIELPLADVFGRGGSLKSSWYGDCLPSRDFPMLVEQYKLGRLDLDAFVSERIGLGDIEEAFTKMHDGKVLRSVVVL, from the coding sequence ATGGTTCACAAGGTTCAGGCAGTAGTCGTCAAGGAAAAGAACGCCCCGGTTTCTCTGGAAACCATCCTGGTGCCGGATCCGGGTCCCGGTGAGGCCCTGGTGGACATCCTTACCTGCGGTGTCTGCCACACGGATCTGCACTATAAGCAGGGTGCCATCAACGACGATTACCCGTTCCTGCTCGGCCATGAGGCAACCGGCGTGGTATCCGCCGTCGGCCCCGATGTCACCGAGGTGGCGCCGGGCGACCGCGTGGTCCTGAACTGGCGCGCCGTCTGCGGCGAATGCCGGGCCTGCCGCAAGGGCGAGCCGCAGTACTGCTTCAACACGCACAACGCCACGCAGAAGATGACCCTGGAAGACGGCACTGAGCTGACGGCCGCCCTGGGCATCGGAGCCTTCGCCGAGAAGACGCTGGTTGCCGCCGGCCAGTGCACCAAGGTGGACGACGACGTCGACGCCGCCGCCGTGGGCCTGCTCGGCTGCGGCATCATGGCCGGCATTGGTGCCGCCATCAACACCGGTGAGGTGAAGCGCGGAGAATCCGTGGCCGTCATTGGCTGCGGCGGGGTGGGCATTGCCGCCGTCGCCGGCGCCCAGCTGGCCGGCGCCACCACCATCATCGCCGTGGACATCGACGCCAAGAAGCTGGAGCTGGCCAAAGCCCAGGGCGCCACGCACGTCATCAACTCCAAGGAAGAAGATCCGGTCGAGGCCATCCGTGCCCTCACCGGCGGCAACGGCGCGGACGTGGTCATTGACGCCGTCGGCCGTCCCGAGACCTACAAGCAGGCCTTCTACGCGCGCGACCTCGCCGGCCGCGTGGTCCTGGTGGGCGTGCCCAACCCGGAAATGAAGATCGAGCTTCCGCTGGCCGACGTGTTTGGCCGCGGCGGATCGCTGAAGTCCTCTTGGTACGGCGACTGCCTGCCGTCGCGCGACTTCCCGATGCTGGTGGAGCAGTACAAGCTCGGACGCCTGGACCTGGATGCGTTTGTGTCCGAGCGCATCGGCCTGGGCGACATTGAGGAAGCCTTCACCAAGATGCATGACGGCAAGGTCCTGCGTTCGGTGGTGGTGCTCTAA
- a CDS encoding SOS response-associated peptidase, whose protein sequence is MCGRYVMAKTTADLVAEAEAEADANLELRQSWNIAPTSDVPVVLERFIGGASGNRPAPGGTAAAGRPVRQVHVARWGLVPGWARDASAGARAFNARSETVLEKPTFRDAVISRRCAVPVQGYYEWKTGPGRAKRPFYVSRSDGALTFFAGLYEWWRDPAKAPGDPGSWLLSASILTTAAPDPAEATASGQPPVLAALGELHDRMPVPMDRGTMAAWLDPAAPDPAALVHRVTAEAHATAAEWSMTEVGPAVGSVHNDGPQLLAAPGPDSAPEPALF, encoded by the coding sequence ATGTGCGGACGTTATGTAATGGCGAAGACGACGGCGGACCTTGTGGCCGAGGCCGAGGCGGAAGCTGACGCCAACCTGGAGCTTCGCCAATCCTGGAACATCGCACCGACGTCGGACGTGCCGGTGGTGCTGGAACGGTTCATTGGCGGGGCGTCCGGAAATCGTCCGGCCCCGGGAGGGACCGCCGCCGCGGGCCGGCCCGTGCGCCAGGTGCATGTGGCGCGCTGGGGCCTGGTGCCGGGCTGGGCCCGCGATGCCTCGGCCGGTGCCCGCGCCTTTAACGCCCGCAGTGAAACCGTCCTGGAGAAGCCCACCTTTCGCGACGCCGTCATCTCCCGCCGCTGTGCCGTTCCGGTTCAGGGATATTACGAGTGGAAAACCGGACCAGGACGCGCCAAGCGGCCGTTTTACGTTTCCCGCAGTGACGGGGCGCTGACCTTTTTTGCCGGCCTGTATGAGTGGTGGCGCGATCCGGCCAAGGCCCCCGGTGATCCGGGCAGCTGGCTGCTGTCGGCGTCGATCCTCACCACCGCTGCACCGGACCCGGCCGAAGCCACTGCATCGGGACAGCCACCGGTGCTCGCCGCCTTGGGGGAGCTGCATGACCGCATGCCGGTGCCGATGGACCGGGGGACCATGGCGGCGTGGCTGGACCCTGCGGCTCCCGACCCGGCGGCCCTGGTGCACCGGGTCACCGCAGAGGCACATGCCACCGCCGCGGAGTGGAGCATGACCGAAGTGGGGCCGGCCGTGGGCAGCGTCCATAATGACGGGCCACAGCTGCTGGCGGCTCCCGGGCCGGACTCCGCTCCGGAGCCCGCGCTGTTCTAA
- a CDS encoding mycoredoxin, whose product MAATAEAFTPDAGSITMFSTSWCGYCRRLKSQLDTAGIGYTEVNIEDVDGTAELVAEINGGNQTVPTVIFPDGSSATNPSAAEVKSRLGL is encoded by the coding sequence ATGGCCGCCACAGCTGAAGCCTTTACCCCCGACGCCGGTTCCATCACCATGTTCTCCACCAGCTGGTGCGGTTACTGCCGCCGCCTGAAGTCCCAGCTGGACACCGCCGGAATCGGGTACACCGAGGTCAACATCGAGGACGTGGACGGCACCGCGGAGCTGGTCGCCGAAATCAACGGCGGCAACCAGACCGTTCCCACCGTCATCTTCCCGGACGGCTCATCGGCCACTAATCCCTCCGCCGCCGAGGTTAAGTCCCGCCTGGGCCTCTAG
- a CDS encoding MMPL family transporter yields MNSSVPRHLSGSHQTGNGTGGGSGAGGGSGTSGGSGTGGGRTDRRSGWARLLIPVVLIIVWFGVGGIGGPYFGKISEVADNNQTSFLPASSESTQVAKLQEEFTDSSSIPAVVVYVNNDGLTEADRAYVTGRVSELSKVSGVAGEVSPPQFSTDGKAAEIFVPVQDNDSATATVEELGNVVRDGIPQRLESYVTGPAGQLADITEAFGGIDTSLVLVAALAVLVILVVVYRSPLLPFLVLLTSIFALSAAILVVYYLAKAGTLTVNGQVQGILFILGIGAATDYSLLYVSRFRESLRDHEGRWDATWAALKGTFEPVLASAATVTAGLLCLLLSDLNSNKALGPVAAIGIGFAFLAAMTLLPSLLFLFGRAAFWPRRPAFGSPHPDRDGNSPKGFWPRVARTVKARPRRTWVIPTLVLLIAATGLLQLRASGVPQSDFVLGQTETKEGQQALSEHFPSGSGSPALIVAPEGEIDAVARAVLAVPGVDALAVDATGTPAGELPVTTDGVQASPVPGTSGTPKVVDGKVLLEATLKEAAESDAAEQTVTTMREEVAGIGDVLIGGVTATTIDTNAAAAHDRDLIIPVVLVVILFLLMLLLRALLAPFLLILTVLLSFGATMGVSALVFNHVFRFPGADPAVPLFGFIFLVALGVDYNIFLMTRVREESIIHGTREGVIRGLLITGSVITSAGIVLAATFAALGVIPVLFLAQLAFIVAFGVLLDTLLVRSLLVPALSYDIGPAIWWPSKLSRAPQGQHRQGLSGHAGAGFAAGQNGPNNGGR; encoded by the coding sequence ATGAATTCTTCAGTACCGCGGCATCTGTCCGGCAGCCACCAGACGGGAAATGGAACCGGCGGCGGGAGCGGAGCCGGCGGCGGGAGCGGGACCTCCGGCGGGAGTGGAACCGGCGGCGGACGGACCGACCGGCGCAGCGGCTGGGCCCGTTTGCTGATTCCGGTGGTGCTGATCATCGTCTGGTTCGGTGTGGGCGGCATTGGCGGACCCTATTTCGGCAAGATCAGCGAAGTCGCGGACAACAACCAGACCTCATTTTTGCCCGCAAGCTCGGAGTCCACGCAGGTGGCAAAGCTGCAGGAGGAGTTTACCGACAGCAGCTCGATTCCCGCCGTCGTTGTGTATGTGAACAATGACGGCCTGACGGAGGCGGACCGGGCCTACGTCACCGGCCGGGTGTCCGAGTTGTCGAAGGTCAGCGGAGTTGCGGGCGAGGTCTCCCCGCCCCAGTTCTCCACCGACGGCAAGGCAGCGGAAATCTTTGTGCCGGTGCAGGATAATGACAGCGCCACGGCCACCGTGGAGGAGCTGGGCAACGTGGTGCGGGACGGCATCCCCCAGAGGCTGGAAAGTTACGTCACCGGACCGGCCGGACAGCTGGCGGACATCACCGAGGCCTTCGGCGGCATTGATACCTCACTGGTTCTCGTGGCGGCCCTGGCGGTGCTGGTGATCCTGGTGGTGGTCTACCGCTCGCCCCTGCTGCCTTTCCTGGTTCTGTTGACCTCGATCTTCGCCCTCTCCGCCGCCATCCTGGTGGTCTATTACCTGGCCAAAGCCGGAACGCTGACCGTGAACGGCCAGGTGCAGGGCATCCTGTTCATCCTGGGCATCGGCGCCGCGACGGACTACTCGCTGCTCTATGTTTCCCGCTTCCGGGAGTCGCTGCGGGACCACGAGGGACGGTGGGATGCGACCTGGGCGGCGTTGAAGGGAACCTTCGAACCGGTCCTGGCCTCGGCCGCCACGGTAACCGCAGGTCTGCTCTGCCTGCTGCTCAGCGACCTCAATTCCAACAAGGCCCTGGGGCCGGTGGCAGCCATCGGCATCGGATTCGCTTTCCTGGCCGCGATGACCCTGCTCCCGTCACTGCTCTTCCTTTTTGGGCGGGCAGCCTTCTGGCCGCGCCGGCCCGCGTTCGGCTCGCCGCACCCAGACCGGGACGGGAATTCCCCCAAGGGGTTCTGGCCACGCGTGGCCCGGACGGTCAAGGCGCGTCCGCGCCGCACCTGGGTGATTCCCACCCTGGTGCTCCTCATTGCGGCAACAGGGCTGCTGCAGCTGCGGGCCTCCGGGGTGCCGCAGAGCGATTTTGTGCTTGGACAGACGGAAACCAAGGAAGGGCAGCAGGCCCTGAGCGAACATTTCCCCTCCGGCTCGGGAAGCCCTGCTCTGATAGTTGCTCCGGAAGGCGAGATCGACGCCGTCGCCCGCGCCGTGCTGGCCGTGCCCGGCGTGGACGCCCTGGCCGTGGATGCCACGGGCACTCCGGCAGGGGAACTGCCGGTAACCACCGACGGCGTGCAGGCCTCTCCCGTGCCAGGGACCTCGGGCACACCGAAGGTGGTGGACGGAAAGGTTCTGCTGGAAGCCACCCTGAAGGAAGCCGCGGAGTCCGACGCCGCCGAGCAGACGGTCACCACCATGAGGGAGGAGGTGGCCGGGATCGGGGATGTGCTGATTGGCGGGGTGACGGCCACGACCATCGATACCAACGCTGCGGCCGCCCATGACCGGGACCTGATCATTCCGGTGGTCCTGGTGGTGATCCTGTTCCTGCTGATGCTGCTGCTGCGGGCATTGCTGGCCCCGTTCCTGCTGATCCTGACGGTGCTGCTGTCCTTCGGGGCCACCATGGGCGTTTCGGCCCTGGTCTTCAACCACGTTTTCCGCTTCCCGGGCGCAGACCCCGCCGTTCCGCTGTTCGGGTTTATCTTCCTGGTGGCCCTGGGCGTGGACTACAACATCTTCCTGATGACACGTGTCCGGGAAGAAAGCATCATTCACGGCACCAGGGAGGGAGTGATCCGCGGGCTGTTGATCACCGGCAGCGTCATTACCAGCGCCGGCATTGTCCTGGCCGCCACGTTTGCCGCGCTGGGAGTAATCCCCGTGCTGTTCCTGGCGCAGCTGGCGTTCATTGTGGCCTTTGGCGTCCTGCTGGACACGCTGCTGGTGCGCTCGCTGCTGGTGCCCGCCCTTTCCTATGACATTGGCCCCGCGATTTGGTGGCCTTCGAAGCTGTCCCGGGCGCCGCAGGGGCAGCACCGCCAGGGGCTGTCGGGGCATGCGGGAGCCGGTTTCGCCGCCGGTCAAAACGGTCCAAACAACGGGGGACGTTAG
- a CDS encoding VOC family protein yields MKPSLSVMTVGVRDLEVTYAFYSSRLGWKAAQYVPEEVIFYQVGPGLLLAFFRRDHLAAEAGPMGEAGAAPVTLGHNVGSAAEVEAVLAEAAAAGGSISAPGTQMSWGGYSGYFTDPDGYRWEVCYNPGLSIDEHGNVTIEVIETADAAEPPRT; encoded by the coding sequence GTGAAGCCCTCCCTTTCCGTGATGACCGTTGGCGTGCGGGATCTCGAAGTAACGTACGCGTTCTACTCCTCCCGCCTCGGGTGGAAAGCAGCCCAGTATGTGCCCGAGGAAGTGATTTTCTACCAGGTCGGTCCGGGACTGCTGCTGGCCTTTTTCCGGCGCGATCATTTGGCCGCCGAAGCCGGCCCGATGGGCGAGGCGGGCGCCGCCCCGGTAACCCTGGGACACAACGTGGGATCAGCCGCCGAAGTGGAAGCGGTCCTGGCCGAGGCCGCCGCAGCCGGCGGCTCCATCTCGGCGCCGGGAACCCAAATGAGCTGGGGCGGATATTCGGGCTACTTCACGGATCCCGACGGGTACCGCTGGGAGGTCTGCTACAACCCAGGGCTGAGCATTGACGAGCACGGCAACGTCACGATCGAGGTCATCGAAACGGCGGATGCCGCGGAGCCGCCCCGCACTTAG
- a CDS encoding MFS transporter, with protein MSAPATITPKQFQDAKKAVISSSIGAALEWFDIIVYATFATVIAKNFYPDSDPAFALILTFATFAISYVIRPLGGMVLGSYADRKGRKSALTLTLLLMMVGTLIMAVAPTYAMVGMWGGVIILLSRLIQGFSAGGEFGTATAFLIETAPHKKAFYSSWQVASQGAAMVLASGFGFALTEGLSEEALNSWGWRVPFFVGLLIGPVGLYIRAKLSETEDFIQSEKVTSPVKTLLVNHYGRLLAASACVGVATISVYMILYMPTFAVTNLEIPATAAFLGGVVAGLVTLVGVPFVGHLADRVGPAKVMTYAAIGALLLAWPLFQLLVNNPTVPTLVIVIGLLGVIMAFYFGPLPALLSSLFPAAIRGTGLAITYNVGVTLLGGIAPLVLTWLLDVTGSLSAPGLYYMAIAVISLVGLYFVRTRYSQP; from the coding sequence ATGAGCGCACCAGCGACGATAACCCCGAAGCAATTTCAAGACGCCAAGAAGGCGGTGATCAGTAGCTCGATCGGCGCCGCCCTTGAGTGGTTCGACATCATCGTCTACGCAACCTTCGCCACCGTCATTGCCAAGAACTTCTACCCGGATTCAGATCCGGCGTTCGCACTGATTCTGACCTTTGCCACTTTTGCGATTTCATACGTCATCCGCCCGCTGGGCGGCATGGTGCTGGGCAGTTACGCGGACCGCAAGGGACGCAAGAGTGCCCTGACGCTGACCCTGCTGCTGATGATGGTCGGGACGCTGATCATGGCCGTCGCACCCACCTACGCAATGGTGGGCATGTGGGGCGGGGTCATCATCCTGCTCTCACGCCTCATCCAGGGATTCTCTGCGGGTGGCGAATTTGGCACCGCAACTGCATTTCTGATTGAGACGGCACCGCATAAGAAGGCGTTTTATTCCTCCTGGCAGGTGGCAAGCCAAGGCGCCGCGATGGTGCTGGCCTCCGGCTTTGGCTTCGCGCTGACCGAAGGGCTCTCCGAAGAGGCGCTGAACAGCTGGGGCTGGCGTGTACCGTTCTTCGTCGGCTTGCTCATAGGTCCGGTAGGGCTCTACATCCGCGCCAAGCTCTCGGAAACCGAGGATTTCATTCAAAGTGAAAAGGTAACCTCGCCCGTCAAGACGCTTCTCGTGAATCATTACGGGCGCCTTCTTGCCGCTTCGGCTTGCGTTGGTGTTGCAACAATCTCCGTGTACATGATCCTCTACATGCCGACGTTTGCCGTGACGAACTTGGAAATCCCCGCAACCGCGGCATTCCTTGGCGGCGTGGTCGCCGGTCTCGTCACCCTCGTGGGCGTGCCGTTTGTCGGTCATCTGGCGGACCGAGTGGGACCCGCAAAGGTGATGACCTATGCGGCAATCGGCGCCCTGCTCCTTGCCTGGCCGCTGTTCCAGCTCTTGGTCAACAATCCAACGGTTCCAACACTTGTGATCGTCATCGGCTTGCTCGGCGTGATCATGGCGTTCTACTTCGGGCCGCTTCCTGCCTTGCTCTCCTCGCTGTTCCCTGCAGCAATTCGAGGAACCGGACTGGCAATCACCTACAACGTTGGGGTGACGCTGCTGGGTGGCATTGCGCCGCTGGTGCTGACCTGGCTGCTGGACGTCACCGGGTCGCTGAGCGCGCCGGGCTTGTACTACATGGCCATCGCCGTGATTTCCCTCGTTGGCTTGTACTTCGTGAGAACACGTTACAGCCAGCCTTAA
- the argE gene encoding acetylornithine deacetylase has protein sequence MPPTPSNATLEEITRLINFETVSRDSNLPLIDYVGERLNALGIESKLVHDATGQKANLLATIPAGDGTRTGGIVLSGHTDVVPVDGQDWSSDPFTPQIRDGKLYARGACDMKSFIGVVMAKLDSMAAAKLSEPIHLAFSYDEEVGCIGAVDLVAAITADGLKPRGAIVGEPTSMRVVRGHKSVNVIKVDFHGIAAHSSLTTQGVNAISAAADFAAFVDAKAKEFAGTGAADEAYVVPYTTTTVNQIQGGIAVNTIPALCTLNFEFRSIGADDPVALIETFRAEALRIEALMQAQNPEARVDFTVLAQTPGLDTPAEASIVSLAAELGGTPSPDKATYGTEAGLFSNAGIPTVVCGPGDIALAHAPDEFIPLEQIAACESFIDNLVEALTA, from the coding sequence ATGCCACCTACACCGAGCAATGCAACGCTTGAGGAAATTACCAGACTGATTAACTTTGAAACGGTCAGCCGCGACAGCAATCTTCCGCTGATCGACTACGTGGGTGAACGCCTGAATGCTCTGGGCATCGAATCAAAGCTGGTCCACGATGCCACCGGGCAGAAGGCAAATCTACTGGCCACCATTCCCGCAGGGGACGGCACGCGGACCGGCGGCATTGTGCTTTCCGGGCACACCGATGTTGTTCCGGTCGACGGACAGGACTGGAGCTCCGATCCGTTCACCCCTCAGATCCGCGACGGCAAGCTGTATGCCCGGGGTGCCTGTGACATGAAGTCCTTTATCGGCGTGGTGATGGCCAAACTCGACTCGATGGCCGCGGCGAAACTCAGCGAACCCATCCACCTGGCCTTCTCCTACGATGAGGAAGTTGGCTGCATCGGAGCGGTTGACCTGGTGGCGGCTATCACCGCCGATGGCCTGAAGCCGCGCGGCGCCATCGTGGGTGAACCCACGTCCATGCGCGTGGTGCGGGGGCACAAGTCGGTCAATGTCATCAAGGTGGATTTCCACGGTATTGCAGCACATTCCTCGCTGACCACCCAAGGGGTCAATGCCATTTCCGCGGCCGCCGACTTTGCGGCGTTTGTTGATGCCAAGGCCAAGGAATTCGCCGGCACCGGCGCCGCCGATGAAGCCTATGTTGTCCCGTACACCACCACCACGGTAAACCAAATCCAGGGCGGCATCGCGGTAAACACCATCCCGGCACTCTGCACACTGAACTTTGAATTCCGCTCCATCGGTGCCGATGACCCGGTGGCGCTCATTGAAACCTTCCGTGCCGAAGCACTACGCATCGAGGCGCTCATGCAGGCCCAGAACCCAGAAGCACGCGTCGACTTCACCGTGCTGGCCCAGACCCCCGGGCTCGATACTCCCGCCGAGGCCTCGATAGTCTCCTTGGCGGCAGAACTTGGCGGAACGCCTAGCCCGGACAAGGCAACCTACGGCACCGAGGCGGGCTTGTTCTCCAACGCCGGCATTCCCACGGTTGTCTGCGGGCCCGGCGACATTGCCCTGGCGCATGCACCCGATGAATTCATCCCTCTGGAGCAGATTGCCGCGTGCGAATCATTCATCGACAACCTTGTGGAAGCACTCACCGCCTAG
- a CDS encoding DUF427 domain-containing protein — MAQQISPSFWELLPQLRFEPTPRRVRAQLGNNTVVDSDHAYLVYEPRRVTPVYAVPARDISAELKTHDAGPEDPLAGVPPNALMDPRYPFSAHTAPGQPLDLQAGSHGLPGAGFRADDPDLADYVVLDFDAFDRWLEEDDEIKGHPRDPFHRVDARQSSRSVRVHLGGQLLAETHQPLFVYETMLPPRTYFPREDVDWDALGASLTTSVCPYKGTANYWSVTGRPEGTDLAWSYESVLPDSAQLKDLVSFFDERTDVYVDDVRQEITSLFRF, encoded by the coding sequence ATGGCCCAACAGATCAGCCCTTCTTTCTGGGAATTACTGCCCCAGCTGCGGTTTGAACCGACACCACGCCGGGTCCGCGCCCAGCTCGGGAACAACACAGTGGTCGATTCCGACCATGCGTACCTGGTGTACGAGCCCCGGCGGGTAACACCGGTTTATGCGGTGCCGGCGCGGGACATCAGTGCCGAACTAAAAACGCACGACGCCGGCCCGGAGGATCCGCTGGCCGGCGTGCCGCCGAACGCCCTGATGGACCCGCGCTATCCGTTTTCCGCACACACGGCACCAGGGCAGCCCCTGGACCTCCAGGCGGGATCGCACGGGCTGCCGGGTGCCGGCTTCCGGGCCGACGACCCCGATCTGGCAGATTACGTGGTGCTGGACTTTGACGCCTTTGACCGGTGGCTGGAAGAGGACGATGAGATCAAGGGGCACCCCCGGGATCCCTTCCACCGGGTCGATGCACGGCAGTCGTCACGGTCCGTGCGGGTGCACCTGGGTGGCCAGCTGCTCGCCGAGACCCACCAGCCGTTGTTCGTCTATGAAACGATGCTCCCTCCCCGCACGTATTTTCCCCGGGAGGACGTGGATTGGGATGCCCTTGGTGCGTCCCTGACCACGTCGGTGTGCCCGTACAAGGGAACGGCAAACTACTGGTCGGTGACCGGCAGGCCGGAAGGTACGGACCTGGCCTGGTCCTACGAATCAGTGCTCCCCGACTCCGCGCAGCTGAAAGATCTGGTGTCCTTCTTCGACGAGCGCACCGATGTTTATGTCGATGATGTCAGGCAGGAAATCACCTCCCTGTTCCGGTTCTAG
- a CDS encoding CoA transferase translates to MPLESAFPVRSFAAWAVEQAGTAAADLSTRLGGQTAAVVDPDLALAWFAGSFTPQGWELPPPWDSLAGDYPCADGWIRLHTNAPHHRQAALAALGLPMEPVPDRGTVAAAVAGWAGEPLERAVLSAGGCAARMRSVQEWSQHPAGAAVAQEPLITWTGLGSAPRLVPQSPPERPLAGVRVLDLTRIIAGPVATRFLAALGADVLRIDPLGWSEPAAEVELTPGKRCAMLDLRSASGARRIRELLAGADLLVSGYRPGALAGLRLDSSHLQQISPGLVEVSLNAYGWSGPWAQRRGFDSLVQMSTGIARAGMEYFGADVPRPLPVQALDHATGYLTAAAALQAWRQRLDGTVVSARLSLARTAAQLQGTAGGGTPLWAPAEPLEQVPEQTFWGPGLRLAPPVRFEGTGPQPHLHWDVPAGPLGSAAPRWEAGRL, encoded by the coding sequence ATGCCCCTGGAGTCCGCTTTCCCCGTCCGCTCCTTTGCGGCGTGGGCTGTCGAACAGGCCGGAACCGCTGCAGCAGATTTGTCCACGCGGCTGGGGGGACAGACAGCCGCTGTGGTTGATCCGGACCTTGCGCTGGCATGGTTCGCCGGGTCCTTCACCCCGCAGGGCTGGGAGCTGCCGCCGCCCTGGGATTCCCTGGCCGGAGACTATCCCTGTGCCGACGGATGGATCCGGCTGCACACCAACGCACCTCACCACCGGCAGGCCGCGCTCGCGGCGCTCGGGCTTCCCATGGAACCGGTGCCGGACCGCGGGACGGTGGCTGCCGCCGTCGCCGGCTGGGCCGGAGAGCCACTGGAAAGGGCAGTGCTATCCGCAGGAGGCTGTGCTGCCCGGATGCGGAGCGTTCAGGAATGGTCGCAGCATCCGGCCGGCGCTGCGGTGGCACAAGAACCGCTGATCACCTGGACCGGCCTCGGTTCCGCGCCCCGACTGGTTCCGCAGTCCCCGCCAGAGCGGCCGCTTGCCGGTGTCCGGGTTCTGGATCTGACCCGGATCATTGCCGGACCGGTGGCAACACGCTTTTTGGCCGCGCTGGGCGCCGATGTCCTGCGCATTGATCCGCTGGGCTGGTCCGAGCCGGCGGCTGAAGTGGAGCTGACTCCCGGCAAACGGTGCGCCATGCTGGACCTGAGGTCAGCGTCCGGCGCCCGGCGCATCCGGGAACTGCTGGCGGGAGCCGACCTTCTGGTCTCCGGTTACCGGCCTGGAGCTCTCGCCGGGCTGAGGCTTGATTCCTCGCATCTGCAGCAGATCAGCCCCGGACTGGTTGAGGTTTCGCTCAACGCCTACGGCTGGTCCGGGCCGTGGGCGCAGCGGCGCGGATTCGATTCCCTCGTGCAAATGAGCACCGGAATTGCCCGCGCCGGCATGGAGTATTTTGGCGCGGATGTTCCCCGGCCACTGCCGGTGCAGGCCCTGGATCATGCCACCGGCTATCTCACCGCCGCAGCAGCTCTGCAGGCCTGGCGGCAGCGGCTGGACGGGACCGTTGTCTCGGCCCGGCTGTCGCTGGCCCGGACAGCGGCACAGCTGCAGGGCACCGCTGGGGGCGGTACACCGCTCTGGGCGCCAGCGGAACCACTGGAACAGGTGCCGGAACAGACCTTTTGGGGTCCCGGGCTTCGCCTGGCGCCTCCGGTCCGGTTCGAGGGGACGGGCCCGCAGCCGCACCTGCACTGGGACGTTCCCGCGGGTCCGCTGGGCTCGGCGGCCCCGCGGTGGGAAGCCGGCCGGTTGTAG